The following are encoded in a window of Synechococcales cyanobacterium CNB genomic DNA:
- a CDS encoding aldehyde dehydrogenase (NADP(+)) — MTSSRALCKPPTPSQRSTWPTGPHDAFRRPRSRSLDHSAWLVSDSRPRLRSPTSAGKRRYNRPAGCGALYPDCGRRWVVSATVDGRVRFGGWSIVAGRESRRGTVEFRAFEPAAGRDSEEVYHAASPEDVDGACRAAAEAFGFTRRSSREERARLLEGAAERVERMGDGLLELASRETGLDARPRLEGELRRTVFTLRMFAGVAREGRWARAAVDPADAARTPNPRPELRSLLRPLGPVAVFGAGNFPLAYSTAGGDTASALAAGCPVIVKGHPGHPGTGEAVAWAVCEAALEAGFPAGVFSFLHAGGEREMQVGTEVVLHPAVRAVGFTGSFGGGMALADLARGREEPIPVFAEMGSVNPVFVLPGAMRDGGAERIGAMLAASVANSHGQMCTCPGLVFAVRGGDADRLVRALAEGLRAAGTRPMLGRRGWEVFARRIGEVSRVPGVERVIGEGEPRGPGVRSGAVVLRCGLAALRTNPTLGEECFGPSTIVVECAGVEEMVEGAGLVRGSLTGAIFTDDAERGEAIRLRDALERRVGRLIFNGVPTGVEVSEAMVHGGPWPATNQPHTTAVGARAIERWCRPVCYQNAPAWALPEEMRGRVLGA, encoded by the coding sequence GTGACGTCATCAAGGGCGTTGTGCAAACCCCCGACACCATCGCAGCGCTCGACATGGCCGACTGGCCCACACGACGCTTTTCGCCGACCGCGCTCCAGGTCGCTGGATCACTCGGCCTGGCTGGTGTCGGATTCGCGGCCACGCTTGCGATCGCCCACATCGGCCGGGAAAAGAAGATATAACCGGCCTGCCGGTTGCGGTGCGCTCTATCCTGATTGCGGCCGGAGGTGGGTTGTGAGCGCGACGGTCGATGGAAGAGTGCGCTTCGGCGGGTGGTCGATCGTGGCTGGCCGCGAGAGTCGGCGGGGAACGGTCGAGTTCCGAGCCTTCGAGCCGGCGGCGGGGCGGGACTCTGAGGAGGTCTATCACGCGGCTTCGCCGGAGGACGTGGACGGAGCGTGCCGCGCGGCGGCCGAGGCGTTCGGGTTCACACGGCGGTCGAGCAGGGAGGAGCGGGCGCGGCTGCTGGAGGGAGCGGCGGAGCGGGTCGAGCGGATGGGGGACGGGCTGCTGGAGTTGGCGTCGCGCGAGACCGGGCTGGACGCGCGGCCGCGGCTGGAGGGGGAGTTGCGGCGGACGGTCTTCACGCTGCGGATGTTCGCGGGCGTGGCGCGCGAGGGGCGCTGGGCGCGGGCGGCGGTTGATCCGGCGGATGCGGCGCGCACGCCGAACCCGCGACCCGAGTTGCGGAGCCTGCTGCGGCCGCTCGGGCCGGTGGCGGTGTTCGGGGCGGGGAACTTCCCGCTCGCGTACTCGACGGCGGGCGGCGACACGGCGTCCGCGCTGGCGGCCGGGTGCCCGGTGATCGTGAAGGGGCACCCCGGACACCCGGGCACAGGCGAGGCGGTGGCGTGGGCGGTCTGCGAGGCGGCGCTCGAGGCGGGGTTCCCGGCGGGGGTCTTCTCGTTCCTGCACGCGGGCGGCGAGCGTGAGATGCAGGTTGGCACGGAGGTCGTGCTGCACCCGGCGGTGCGTGCGGTCGGGTTCACGGGGTCGTTCGGGGGGGGGATGGCGCTGGCGGACCTGGCGCGCGGGCGCGAAGAGCCGATTCCGGTCTTCGCGGAGATGGGGTCGGTGAACCCGGTCTTCGTGCTGCCGGGGGCGATGCGGGACGGAGGGGCGGAGCGGATCGGGGCGATGCTGGCGGCGTCGGTGGCGAACTCGCACGGGCAGATGTGCACGTGCCCGGGGCTGGTGTTCGCCGTTCGGGGGGGGGATGCGGACCGGCTGGTGCGAGCGCTCGCCGAGGGGCTGCGGGCGGCGGGAACGCGGCCGATGCTGGGGCGGCGCGGGTGGGAGGTCTTCGCGCGGCGGATCGGGGAGGTGTCGAGGGTCCCGGGCGTCGAGCGCGTGATCGGCGAGGGCGAGCCGCGCGGGCCGGGGGTGCGGTCCGGCGCGGTCGTGCTGCGGTGCGGGTTGGCGGCGTTGCGGACGAACCCGACGCTGGGCGAGGAGTGCTTCGGGCCGTCCACGATCGTGGTGGAGTGCGCGGGCGTGGAGGAGATGGTCGAGGGCGCGGGGTTGGTGCGGGGTTCGCTGACGGGGGCGATCTTCACGGACGACGCGGAGCGCGGGGAGGCGATCCGGCTGCGCGATGCGCTGGAGCGGCGCGTGGGGCGGCTGATCTTCAACGGCGTGCCGACGGGGGTGGAGGTGAGCGAGGCGATGGTGCACGGCGGGCCGTGGCCGGCGACGAACCAGCCGCACACGACGGCGGTCGGGGCGCGGGCGATCGAACGCTGGTGCCGGCCGGTCTGCTACCAGAACGCGCCGGCGTGGGCGCTGCCGGAGGAAATGCGCGGGCGGGTGCTGGGGGCCTGA
- a CDS encoding phosphatidylglycerophosphatase A — MPSPPLRTISLTLATTLGLGHLRPAPGTWGSLPPIALGLLLLALGLATTPVYTIAMLAMLLVFSGACIAGADEAEARFGRKDPSQVVADETAGMALVLLLLPPPLFAAPAQGIVTLALAFFAFRAMDILKPWPANSLQRIPGGWGILLDDLAAALYAAAIVHVAAAFAA, encoded by the coding sequence ATGCCATCTCCCCCCCTGCGCACGATCTCGCTCACCCTCGCCACCACGCTCGGCCTCGGGCACCTCCGCCCCGCCCCCGGCACGTGGGGCTCCCTCCCGCCCATCGCCCTCGGCCTGCTCCTGCTCGCGCTCGGCCTGGCGACGACGCCCGTCTACACCATCGCCATGCTCGCCATGCTGCTCGTCTTCTCCGGCGCGTGCATCGCCGGCGCGGACGAGGCCGAGGCCCGCTTCGGCCGCAAGGACCCCTCGCAGGTCGTCGCCGACGAGACCGCCGGCATGGCCCTCGTCCTACTCCTCCTACCCCCCCCCTTGTTCGCTGCGCCGGCGCAGGGCATCGTCACCCTCGCGCTCGCCTTCTTCGCCTTCCGCGCCATGGACATCCTCAAGCCCTGGCCGGCGAACTCCCTCCAGCGCATCCCCGGCGGCTGGGGCATCCTCCTCGACGACCTCGCCGCCGCCCTCTACGCCGCCGCCATCGTTCACGTCGCGGCCGCGTTCGCCGCGTAA
- a CDS encoding CDP-diacylglycerol--glycerol-3-phosphate 3-phosphatidyltransferase — MTSNRSTAVLLLFPYHAPVPVPDSAPPPTPLQRNLPNALVWLRLVLAGVFVALLSIGDAGSTSLLLLAAAIFVVAALTDTLDGFLARRWRVISRFGRVMDPFADKVLVLGAFVVLAGPAFARSQGIDLGYQASGVQPWMAVVILARELLVTSLRALVEGEGGDFSAEWSGKAKMIVQSLAVPVILLTLASGRWSPGEPGRVVVVAAAWATVAVTLASGIPYLLHLTARKP; from the coding sequence CTGACCAGCAACCGCAGCACAGCCGTTCTGCTGCTCTTCCCATACCATGCACCCGTGCCCGTCCCTGACTCAGCCCCGCCGCCCACGCCCCTTCAGCGCAACCTCCCCAACGCCCTCGTCTGGCTGCGGCTCGTGCTTGCGGGCGTCTTCGTCGCGCTCCTCTCTATCGGCGACGCCGGGTCCACCTCGCTGCTCCTCCTCGCGGCCGCCATCTTCGTCGTCGCCGCGCTCACCGACACCCTCGACGGCTTCCTCGCCCGCCGCTGGCGGGTCATCTCCCGCTTCGGCCGTGTCATGGACCCCTTCGCCGACAAGGTGCTCGTCCTCGGTGCGTTCGTCGTGCTCGCCGGGCCTGCCTTCGCCCGCTCACAGGGCATCGACCTCGGCTACCAGGCCAGCGGCGTCCAGCCCTGGATGGCCGTCGTCATCCTCGCCCGCGAACTGCTCGTCACCTCGCTCCGCGCCCTGGTCGAGGGCGAGGGCGGCGACTTTTCCGCCGAGTGGTCCGGCAAGGCGAAGATGATCGTCCAGTCCCTCGCCGTCCCGGTCATCCTGCTCACGCTCGCCTCCGGCCGGTGGTCACCCGGCGAACCGGGCCGCGTCGTCGTCGTCGCCGCGGCTTGGGCGACCGTCGCTGTCACGCTCGCCTCCGGCATCCCGTACCTTCTCCACCTGACCGCCCGCAAGCCCTGA
- a CDS encoding TolC family protein gives MSRSCSTSDCRRMRLRQRGLAVGVLSVVLAAGCQSYERRPLDLAGHGAAFLARAPDTPEVREFAARLAAETDGAGAFDTSDGISCAEAEVIALVFNGELRLARLRAGVTRASAENAGLWEDPTFGVDLARILDGTPEPWKVFGSLGVTIPISGRLELEKSLAGEEHAAELARVAEREWAVRMAVRRAWGEWSALAVQGDATREFMERMDQILVVVDAMERAGEMPRAEARLFRIERATKALDLAAIESRAQEVNLRLRGLMGLSPAAPLRLMAGGMGSAHREGTASVDDADLERRSPAVLVARTEYEAAERALALEVRRQYPDVHLAPGVGREDGQDQVLLGVSVPIPLVNANRRGIAEARARREVARSVAETALEQAIGALRAAEARVASATRRREALESEVVPLVDAQYEDARRIARLGEVNTLVLLESLKRQHEAKIALIDAARDEALAGVDRDEVLGPAPNRSSVPSPVPGGEGR, from the coding sequence ATGTCTCGATCGTGCAGCACGAGCGACTGTCGGCGCATGCGACTACGCCAGCGCGGGCTCGCGGTGGGCGTGCTCAGCGTGGTGCTCGCGGCTGGGTGCCAGTCGTACGAGCGGCGTCCGCTGGACCTGGCGGGGCACGGGGCGGCGTTTCTCGCACGGGCGCCGGACACCCCCGAGGTGCGCGAGTTCGCGGCGCGTCTCGCGGCGGAGACGGACGGCGCCGGGGCGTTCGACACGTCCGACGGGATCTCGTGCGCCGAGGCCGAGGTGATCGCGCTGGTCTTCAACGGCGAACTGCGGCTGGCACGCCTCCGGGCGGGGGTCACGCGGGCGTCGGCGGAGAACGCCGGGTTGTGGGAGGACCCGACGTTCGGCGTTGACCTTGCGAGGATTCTGGACGGCACGCCCGAGCCATGGAAGGTGTTCGGCAGTCTGGGGGTCACGATCCCGATCTCGGGGCGGCTGGAGTTGGAGAAGTCGCTGGCGGGTGAGGAGCACGCGGCGGAACTGGCCCGCGTTGCCGAGCGGGAGTGGGCGGTGCGGATGGCGGTGCGCCGCGCGTGGGGGGAGTGGTCTGCGCTGGCGGTGCAGGGCGATGCGACGCGTGAGTTCATGGAGCGCATGGATCAGATCCTGGTCGTCGTCGACGCGATGGAACGCGCGGGGGAGATGCCGCGGGCCGAGGCGCGGCTGTTCCGGATCGAGCGGGCGACGAAGGCGCTGGACCTGGCGGCGATCGAGTCGCGGGCGCAGGAGGTGAACCTGCGCCTGCGGGGGCTGATGGGGCTGTCGCCCGCGGCGCCGCTGCGGCTGATGGCAGGGGGGATGGGTTCGGCACATCGGGAAGGGACGGCGAGCGTGGATGACGCTGACTTGGAGCGGCGCAGCCCGGCGGTGCTGGTGGCGAGGACGGAGTACGAGGCCGCGGAGCGGGCGCTCGCGCTCGAGGTGCGAAGGCAGTATCCCGACGTGCACTTGGCGCCCGGGGTCGGGCGTGAAGACGGGCAGGACCAGGTGCTGCTGGGGGTGTCGGTACCGATCCCGCTGGTGAACGCCAACCGCCGGGGGATCGCCGAGGCGCGGGCGCGGCGTGAGGTTGCGCGGTCCGTGGCGGAGACGGCGCTGGAGCAGGCGATCGGGGCGCTGCGGGCGGCGGAGGCGCGGGTGGCGTCGGCGACGCGCCGGCGCGAGGCCCTGGAGTCGGAGGTTGTGCCTCTCGTCGATGCGCAGTACGAGGACGCGCGGCGGATCGCGCGGCTCGGGGAAGTCAACACGCTGGTGCTCCTCGAGAGCCTGAAGCGGCAGCACGAAGCGAAGATCGCGCTGATCGATGCGGCGAGGGATGAGGCGCTCGCGGGCGTCGATCGCGACGAGGTGCTGGGGCCGGCGCCGAATCGTTCATCAGTGCCATCACCCGTTCCCGGCGGCGAAGGCCGCTGA